In Crassostrea angulata isolate pt1a10 chromosome 6, ASM2561291v2, whole genome shotgun sequence, a genomic segment contains:
- the LOC128187937 gene encoding uncharacterized protein LOC128187937: MLPHFRRTRNGDLLLYRREEAEKGLVKSMPGLCEPPSQVKAKAVRAVKSKNGDPKNVQILHGQFPIQFGKYRGQTFLWMVENCLGYAGWLVDAMRRETITQAPLSQNKHAFKDYLLSFPEGREVVELKKQQRLKEEEKKKPPLTPEFLFSHLPAAEARKVQREQAARSRPVVKPKIPSPRKMSVDDFSDTALLGEVEKIESNLLKGNF, from the exons ATGTTGCCTCATTTCCGGCGAACAAGAAATGGGGACCTCCTGTTGTACAGGAGGGAAGAGGCAGAGAAAGGCCTGGTCAAATCTATGCCGGGATTATGTGAGCCGCCGTCACAAGTCAAAGCCAAGGCAGTTAGGgctgtaaaatccaaaaatggTGATCCGAAGAATGTCCAAATTCTTCATGGACAATTCCCCATCCAATTTGGGAAATATCGGGGCCAGACATTTTTATGGATGGTGGAAAACTGCCTCGGTTATGCGGGCTGGCTTGTAGATGCAATGAGGAGAGAGACGATCACTCAGGCTCCCTTGTCTCAGAACAAGCATGCGTTTAAGGATTACCTACTCTCTTTCCCTGAAG GTCGAGAAGTTGTCGAATTGAAAAAGCAGCAGCGACTGAAAGAAGAGGAAAAGAAAAAGCCTCCGTTAACACCAGAGTTCTTATTTTCACATCTTCCTGCTGCGGAGGCGAGGAAAGTACAGCGTGAGCAAGCTGCCAGATCTCGTCCGGTTGTTAAACCAAAGATACCGAGTCCGAGGAAGATGTCTGTGGATGATTTTTCAGATACTGCGTTATTAGGAGAAGTAGAAAAAATAGAAAGCAATCTGTTGAAaggtaatttttaa
- the LOC128187928 gene encoding uncharacterized protein LOC128187928, with product MLPHFRRTRNGDLLLYRREEAEKGLVKSMPGLCEPPSQVKAKAVRAVKSKNGDPKNVQILHGQFPIQFGKYRGQTFLWMVENGLGYAGWLVDAMRRETITQAPLSQNKHAFKDYLLSFPEGREVVELKKQQRLKEEEKKKPPLTPEFLFSHLPAAEARKVQREQAARSRPVVKPKIPSPRKMSVDDFSDTALLGEVEKIESNLLKGNF from the exons ATGTTGCCTCATTTCCGGCGAACAAGAAATGGGGACCTCTTGTTGTACAGGAGGGAAGAGGCAGAGAAAGGCCTGGTCAAATCTATGCCGGGATTATGTGAGCCGCCGTCACAAGTCAAAGCCAAGGCAGTTAGGgctgtaaaatccaaaaatggTGATCCGAAGAATGTCCAAATTCTTCATGGACAATTCCCCATCCAATTTGGGAAATATCGGGGCCAGACATTTTTATGGATGGTGGAAAACGGCCTCGGTTATGCGGGCTGGCTTGTAGATGCAATGAGGAGAGAGACGATCACTCAGGCTCCCTTGTCTCAGAACAAGCATGCGTTTAAGGATTACCTACTCTCTTTCCCTGAAG GTCGAGAAGTTGTCGAATTGAAAAAGCAGCAGCGACTGAAAGAAGAGGAAAAGAAAAAGCCTCCGTTAACACCAGAGTTCTTATTTTCACATCTTCCTGCTGCGGAGGCGAGGAAAGTACAGCGTGAGCAAGCTGCCAGATCTCGTCCGGTTGTTAAACCAAAGATACCGAGTCCGAGGAAGATGTCTGTGGATGATTTTTCAGATACTGCGTTATTAGGAGAAGTAGAAAAAATAGAAAGCAATCTGTTGAAaggtaatttttaa